In one window of Chryseobacterium sp. JV274 DNA:
- a CDS encoding DUF4468 domain-containing protein, producing the protein MKSKIIVIIFLVTTSFFSAQELKYEEVVPVDSTVTKQELYNRARDWITKSLKDDGEVFTIEDSNEGEITGGGKLRYYTKKIYVGALCTIGYVNFKINIYLKNGRYKYIIHSLVHEGTNCRPKSAINYGPLTTNDKPDKTNDVFLRKGPWNDIKEKTDEKIKLLISDLKEAMNKKHETSNNW; encoded by the coding sequence ATGAAAAGTAAAATAATAGTTATAATATTTTTAGTAACTACTTCCTTTTTTTCAGCTCAAGAATTAAAATATGAAGAAGTCGTGCCGGTTGATTCTACAGTGACAAAACAGGAGTTATACAATAGGGCGAGAGATTGGATTACAAAAAGCCTGAAAGATGACGGAGAAGTATTTACAATTGAAGATAGCAATGAAGGAGAAATAACAGGCGGTGGAAAACTGAGATATTATACAAAAAAAATATATGTTGGTGCTCTGTGTACTATAGGATATGTAAATTTTAAAATAAACATATACTTAAAAAATGGTCGCTATAAATATATTATTCACTCATTAGTTCATGAGGGCACTAACTGCAGGCCAAAAAGTGCAATAAATTATGGGCCGTTAACCACTAATGATAAACCCGACAAAACCAATGATGTTTTTCTGAGAAAAGGTCCATGGAATGACATAAAAGAAAAAACTGATGAAAAAATTAAATTGTTAATTTCCGATTTAAAAGAAGCAATGAATAAAAAACATGAGACATCCAACAACTGGTAA
- a CDS encoding Panacea domain-containing protein, whose protein sequence is MYNCFDVAKQFLKLAKEDGQVLEPMKLLKLTYIAHGWFLGFYDKPLIKNSVQAWKYGPVIPELYHVTKRFGHSNVDIEIVDLYSENKLSNEDKAFLKTIWNAYKGFTGLQLSTKTHMNNTPWKEAYDPKVYHKVISNEIIKEHYKKLIDERR, encoded by the coding sequence ATGTATAACTGCTTTGATGTTGCAAAACAATTTCTAAAGTTAGCTAAAGAAGATGGACAGGTTCTTGAGCCAATGAAGCTTCTTAAGTTAACTTACATTGCACATGGTTGGTTTCTTGGCTTTTACGACAAACCTTTGATAAAAAATAGTGTTCAGGCTTGGAAATACGGCCCTGTAATCCCTGAATTATATCATGTTACAAAACGATTTGGACATAGCAATGTTGATATTGAAATTGTCGATCTGTATTCAGAAAATAAATTATCAAATGAAGATAAAGCTTTTTTAAAAACAATTTGGAACGCCTATAAAGGATTTACAGGTCTACAGCTTTCAACTAAAACTCATATGAATAACACTCCATGGAAAGAAGCTTATGACCCAAAAGTGTACCACAAAGTTATTAGTAACGAAATAATTAAAGAGCACTATAAAAAACTAATTGATGAGCGAAGATAA